A window of Streptomyces marispadix contains these coding sequences:
- a CDS encoding ABC transporter ATP-binding protein: MVLAVGASLAGMGVMALVPLLTKVIVDDVVVGDEGGLGLWIGLLLLAAAAVYVLTYLRRYYGGRLALDVQHDLRTEMYRAIIRLDGRSQDELSTGQVVGRGTSDLQLVQSLLFMLPMMIGNVLLFAVALVVMVVLSPMLTLVSLAVFPALWWIANLSRTRLFPATWYAQQQAGAVASVVDGAVTGVRVVKGFGQEEQEKGKLRDISRELFAARLRTVRLNSRYTPALQSVPSLGQVGMLALGGWMATRGEITLGTFVAFSTYLAQLVGPVRMLAMMLTVGQQARAGVERVYELIDTEPQMSERPDARELPADAEASVEFDDVGFGYERPDEAGARGTVLDGFRLRVEPGETVAVVGSSGSGKSTLAMLLPRYYDVTSGAVRVGGHDVRDLTLASLRSAIGLVPENSFLFSDSVQENIAYGAPDATDEQVRAAARVAQADGFIEELPDGYDTEVGEQGLTLSGGQRQRIALARAVLTDPRLLLLDDATSAVDAHVEYEIHEALRSVMEGRTTLLIAHRQSTLALADRIAVLDRGRLADVGTHEELNERCALYRRLLTDPDELGEVERDPAGLAAAGGGPGDAPERAAASAGTAAVTETVPDTQEPAVTPELWIRENGSPSGGLPSTGRGDIAGAQAGRPGGFAAELAAMPGSPELLARVAALPPAEDVPEVDEESAERPEESYGLRRLLHGFGAALAVALLFAALDAAFGLALPVLIRDGIDDGVQKAALGAVWTASAVALAVVSGQWAAQYASMRLTGRTGERVLYALRVKIFAQLQRLGLDYYERHLAGAVMTRMTTDVDALSTFLQTGLVTAVVSVFTFLGILVALFVLDVQLALVVFATLPVLIVGTVYFRRHSVRAYELARERVSVVNADLQESVAGLRMVQAFRREARGTARFTERSDGYRQARVRGQWLISVYFPFVQLLASLATAGVLVVGAGRVDAGTLTAGGLVAYLLYIELFFSPVQQLSQVFDGYQQASVALGRIQQLLREETTTPAPAAPVDPGTLRGEITFEDVHFRYATADGGRHEEEALSGIELTVPAGQTVAFVGETGAGKSTLVKLVARFYDPTEGAVLVDGADLRTLDLPAYRHRLGVVPQEPYLFPGTVRDAIAYGRSDATDAEVEAAARAVGAHEMIATLSGGYLHPVAERGRNLSAGQRQLVALARAELVDPDILLLDEATAALDLATESLVNQATDRLSGRRTTLVVAHRLTTAARADRIVVMDHGRIAEDGTHGELLARGGKYARLWHTFAGGTGTGEATGASTSPNGSADPPGLRKDGVRSSKV; the protein is encoded by the coding sequence GTGGTGCTGGCCGTCGGCGCCTCGCTCGCCGGCATGGGCGTCATGGCGCTCGTACCTCTGCTCACCAAGGTGATCGTGGACGACGTCGTCGTCGGCGACGAAGGCGGCCTCGGCCTGTGGATCGGTCTGCTGCTGCTCGCGGCGGCGGCCGTCTACGTCCTCACCTACCTGCGGCGCTACTACGGCGGGCGGCTCGCCCTCGACGTCCAGCACGATCTGCGTACCGAGATGTACCGCGCGATCATCCGCCTCGACGGGCGCAGCCAGGACGAGCTGTCGACCGGACAGGTCGTGGGACGCGGGACGAGCGACCTCCAGCTCGTGCAGAGCCTGCTGTTCATGCTGCCGATGATGATCGGCAACGTGCTGCTCTTCGCCGTCGCGCTCGTCGTGATGGTGGTGCTCTCCCCGATGCTCACCCTCGTCTCGCTCGCCGTCTTCCCCGCGCTGTGGTGGATCGCCAATCTCAGCCGCACCCGTCTCTTCCCCGCGACCTGGTACGCACAGCAGCAGGCCGGAGCCGTGGCCTCCGTCGTCGACGGAGCGGTGACCGGGGTGCGCGTGGTGAAGGGCTTCGGGCAGGAGGAGCAGGAGAAGGGCAAGCTGAGGGACATCAGCCGCGAACTGTTCGCCGCCCGGCTGCGCACCGTGCGTCTCAACTCCCGCTATACGCCCGCCCTCCAGAGCGTGCCCTCGCTGGGCCAGGTCGGGATGCTGGCGCTGGGCGGCTGGATGGCGACGCGGGGGGAGATCACCCTCGGCACGTTCGTCGCGTTCTCCACGTATCTCGCGCAGCTCGTCGGGCCCGTGAGGATGCTGGCGATGATGCTGACGGTCGGGCAGCAGGCACGCGCCGGCGTCGAGCGGGTCTACGAACTCATCGACACCGAGCCGCAGATGAGCGAACGGCCCGACGCGAGGGAGCTGCCTGCCGACGCGGAGGCGTCCGTGGAGTTCGACGACGTCGGCTTCGGATACGAGCGGCCGGACGAGGCGGGAGCGCGGGGGACCGTCCTCGACGGGTTCCGGCTGCGGGTCGAGCCGGGCGAGACCGTCGCCGTCGTGGGTTCCAGCGGCAGCGGGAAATCCACCCTGGCCATGCTGCTGCCCCGCTACTACGACGTGACGAGCGGTGCCGTACGCGTCGGCGGGCACGACGTGCGGGATCTGACGCTCGCCTCCCTCCGCTCCGCGATCGGCCTCGTACCGGAGAACAGCTTTCTCTTCTCCGACTCCGTACAGGAGAACATCGCCTACGGCGCACCCGACGCGACCGACGAGCAGGTCCGCGCCGCAGCACGCGTCGCACAGGCCGACGGCTTCATCGAGGAGCTGCCCGACGGCTACGACACCGAGGTGGGCGAACAGGGCCTGACCCTCTCCGGCGGGCAGCGCCAGCGCATCGCCCTGGCCCGTGCCGTACTGACCGATCCGCGGCTGCTGCTCCTGGACGACGCGACGTCCGCCGTGGACGCGCATGTCGAGTACGAGATACACGAGGCGCTGCGCAGCGTGATGGAGGGCCGTACGACGCTGCTGATCGCCCACCGGCAGTCCACGCTGGCGCTCGCCGACCGCATCGCCGTACTGGACCGGGGGCGCCTCGCCGACGTCGGCACGCACGAGGAGCTGAACGAGCGCTGCGCGCTGTACCGCAGGCTGCTGACCGACCCCGACGAGCTGGGCGAGGTCGAGCGCGACCCGGCCGGGCTGGCGGCGGCGGGCGGCGGGCCGGGCGACGCCCCCGAGCGCGCGGCGGCTTCCGCCGGGACAGCCGCCGTCACGGAGACCGTGCCCGACACCCAAGAGCCCGCCGTCACCCCCGAGTTGTGGATACGTGAGAACGGCTCCCCGTCCGGCGGCCTCCCCTCCACCGGCCGCGGAGACATTGCCGGAGCACAGGCCGGACGTCCCGGAGGCTTCGCCGCCGAGCTGGCCGCCATGCCCGGCAGCCCCGAACTCCTCGCCCGCGTGGCCGCGTTGCCGCCCGCCGAGGACGTACCCGAGGTCGACGAGGAGAGCGCCGAGCGTCCCGAGGAGTCCTACGGGCTGCGCAGGCTGCTGCACGGCTTCGGTGCCGCGCTCGCCGTCGCGCTGCTCTTCGCTGCGCTCGACGCCGCGTTCGGGCTGGCGCTGCCCGTACTGATCCGCGACGGCATCGACGACGGCGTCCAGAAGGCGGCCCTCGGCGCGGTGTGGACGGCCTCGGCGGTGGCGCTCGCCGTGGTGTCGGGCCAGTGGGCGGCCCAGTACGCGTCGATGCGGCTGACGGGACGCACCGGCGAGCGCGTGCTGTACGCGCTGCGCGTGAAGATCTTCGCCCAGCTCCAGCGCCTCGGACTCGACTACTACGAACGCCACTTGGCCGGTGCGGTCATGACCCGGATGACGACCGACGTGGACGCGCTGTCGACGTTCCTCCAGACCGGGCTCGTCACGGCCGTCGTCTCCGTCTTCACCTTCCTCGGCATCCTCGTCGCGCTGTTCGTGCTCGACGTGCAGCTCGCCCTGGTCGTCTTCGCGACGCTGCCGGTGCTGATCGTCGGCACGGTCTACTTCCGCAGGCACAGCGTCCGGGCGTACGAACTGGCACGTGAGCGCGTCAGCGTCGTCAACGCCGACCTTCAGGAGTCCGTCGCGGGCCTGCGCATGGTGCAGGCGTTCCGGCGGGAGGCGCGGGGCACCGCGCGGTTCACCGAACGCAGCGACGGCTACCGGCAGGCGCGGGTGCGCGGCCAGTGGCTGATCTCGGTCTACTTCCCGTTCGTGCAGCTCCTCGCCTCGCTGGCCACCGCCGGGGTGCTGGTCGTAGGGGCCGGACGTGTCGATGCGGGGACGCTCACCGCGGGCGGGCTCGTCGCCTACCTCCTCTACATCGAGCTGTTCTTCTCGCCCGTTCAGCAGCTCTCGCAGGTCTTCGACGGATACCAGCAGGCGTCCGTGGCGCTCGGCCGCATACAGCAGTTGCTGCGCGAGGAGACCACGACACCGGCGCCCGCCGCTCCCGTGGACCCCGGCACGCTGCGCGGCGAGATCACCTTCGAGGACGTCCACTTCCGCTACGCCACCGCCGACGGCGGCAGGCACGAGGAGGAGGCGCTCTCGGGCATCGAGCTGACCGTACCGGCCGGGCAGACCGTCGCGTTCGTCGGTGAGACGGGCGCGGGCAAGTCCACGCTCGTGAAGCTGGTGGCGCGGTTCTACGACCCGACGGAGGGAGCGGTGCTCGTCGACGGCGCGGACCTGCGCACCCTCGATCTGCCCGCGTACCGGCACCGGTTGGGGGTCGTGCCGCAGGAGCCGTATCTCTTCCCCGGCACGGTCCGCGACGCCATCGCCTACGGGCGCAGCGACGCGACCGACGCGGAGGTGGAGGCCGCGGCCAGGGCGGTCGGCGCTCACGAGATGATCGCGACGCTCAGCGGCGGCTATCTGCATCCCGTGGCCGAGCGCGGCCGCAACCTCTCCGCGGGCCAGCGGCAGCTCGTCGCGCTCGCACGCGCCGAACTGGTCGACCCGGACATCCTGCTCCTCGACGAGGCGACGGCGGCGCTGGACCTGGCGACGGAGTCGCTGGTGAACCAGGCGACGGACCGGCTCTCGGGCCGGCGCACCACGCTCGTCGTCGCCCACCGGCTCACCACGGCGGCGCGCGCCGACAGGATCGTCGTCATGGATCACGGACGCATCGCGGAGGACGGCACGCACGGCGAACTCCTCGCTCGGGGCGGGAAGTACGCACGCCTGTGGCACACCTTCGCGGGCGGCACGGGTACGGGCGAGGCCACTGGTGCGAGCACGAGCCCGAATGGCTCCGCAGACCCGCCCGGACTGCGAAAGGACGGAGTCCGCAGCTCAAAGGTCTGA
- the speB gene encoding agmatinase: MSTADPQGHPRTGSPDTTAEPARTPSPEPAATAGPLGPVDSSRVPRYAGPATFARLPRLDETGGTADVAVVGVPFDTGVSYRPGARFGGNAIREASRLLRPYNPAQEAAPFALAQVADAGDIAANPFDIGEAVETVQDAADRLLDSGARLMTLGGDHTIALPLLRSVVRRHGPVALLHFDAHLDTWDTYFGAAYTHGTPFRRAFEEGLLDTSALSHVGIRGPLYGRKDLDEDARMGFGIVTSADVMRRGVDEVTDQLRQRIGDRPLYVSVDIDVLDPAHAPGTGTPEAGGLTSRELLEIIRGLAGCRLVSADLVEVAPAYDHAEITAVAASHTAYELTTVMARQIAEGRAAN; encoded by the coding sequence ATGAGTACAGCCGACCCGCAAGGACACCCCCGCACGGGCTCCCCCGACACCACGGCCGAGCCCGCGCGGACGCCGTCGCCCGAACCCGCCGCGACGGCAGGCCCGTTGGGCCCCGTGGACAGCTCGCGGGTGCCGCGCTATGCCGGGCCCGCCACCTTCGCGCGGCTGCCCCGCCTGGACGAGACGGGCGGCACCGCGGACGTCGCCGTCGTCGGCGTCCCCTTCGACACGGGGGTCTCCTATCGTCCGGGCGCGCGGTTCGGCGGCAACGCGATCCGCGAGGCCTCCCGGCTGCTGCGCCCGTACAACCCGGCGCAGGAGGCCGCGCCCTTCGCGCTGGCGCAGGTCGCCGACGCGGGCGACATCGCGGCGAACCCGTTCGACATCGGTGAGGCCGTGGAGACCGTGCAGGACGCGGCGGACCGGCTGCTCGACAGCGGTGCCCGGCTGATGACGCTCGGCGGCGACCACACCATCGCGCTGCCGTTGCTGCGCTCGGTCGTACGCAGACACGGCCCCGTCGCGCTGCTGCACTTCGACGCCCATCTCGACACCTGGGACACCTACTTCGGGGCCGCGTACACGCACGGCACCCCGTTCCGCAGGGCCTTCGAGGAGGGGCTGCTGGACACCTCGGCCCTCTCGCACGTCGGCATCCGCGGCCCGCTCTACGGCCGCAAGGACCTGGACGAGGACGCCAGGATGGGCTTCGGGATCGTCACGTCGGCCGATGTGATGCGGCGCGGAGTGGACGAGGTGACGGACCAGTTGCGGCAGCGCATCGGCGACCGGCCCCTCTATGTCTCGGTGGACATCGACGTCCTTGATCCGGCGCACGCCCCTGGTACGGGGACGCCCGAGGCCGGCGGCCTGACCTCACGCGAACTGCTGGAGATCATCCGCGGTCTCGCCGGCTGCCGTCTGGTCTCCGCCGACCTGGTCGAGGTCGCACCCGCCTACGACCATGCCGAGATCACCGCGGTCGCCGCCTCGCACACGGCGTACGAACTGACGACGGTCATGGCGCGGCAGATCGCCGAGGGGCGCGCGGCCAACTAG
- a CDS encoding acyl-CoA dehydrogenase family protein has protein sequence MRRTVFGEDHEAFRQTIRDFIQAEVVPHYPEWAEQGYVPRDFYKKLGELGVFGIEVPEEYGGAGENSFKFNAVITEECARAGVSFGGSSVHTALCLPYILKYGNEEQKRRWLPSFVSGDMMTAIAMTEPGTGSDLAGMKTTARLSEDGKHYVLNGAKTFITGGVQADRVLVCCRTSPPDPEDRRSGISILVVDAESEGYAVGRKLDKLGLRASDTAELSFTDVKVPVEDMLGEPGKAFTYLTHNLPQERLGIAIGAYAMSAAAVRFAQEYVQERTVFGREVSSFQNTKFVLADCKADVDAMQAVCDRALEALDADELTAADAASAKLFTTELAARVIDKCLQLHGGYGYMLEYPIASLYADTRVSRIYGGTSEVMRSIVAKSMGL, from the coding sequence GTGCGACGCACGGTGTTCGGCGAGGATCACGAGGCGTTCCGTCAGACCATCCGGGACTTCATCCAGGCAGAGGTCGTGCCCCACTACCCGGAGTGGGCCGAACAGGGCTATGTCCCGAGGGACTTCTACAAGAAACTCGGCGAACTGGGCGTCTTCGGCATCGAGGTGCCGGAGGAGTACGGCGGCGCGGGGGAGAACAGCTTCAAGTTCAACGCGGTGATCACCGAGGAGTGCGCGCGTGCCGGCGTCAGCTTCGGCGGCTCCAGCGTGCACACGGCGCTGTGCCTCCCGTACATCCTCAAGTACGGGAACGAGGAGCAGAAGCGGCGCTGGCTGCCCTCCTTCGTCTCCGGCGACATGATGACCGCCATCGCCATGACCGAGCCCGGCACCGGCTCCGACCTCGCGGGCATGAAGACCACGGCCCGGCTGTCGGAGGACGGCAAGCACTATGTGCTCAACGGCGCCAAGACCTTCATCACCGGCGGCGTGCAGGCCGACCGCGTGCTGGTGTGCTGCCGTACGTCGCCGCCCGACCCGGAGGACCGCCGCAGCGGGATATCCATACTCGTCGTGGACGCCGAGAGCGAGGGCTACGCGGTCGGCAGGAAGCTCGACAAGCTGGGCCTGCGTGCCTCCGACACGGCCGAACTGTCCTTCACCGACGTCAAGGTGCCGGTCGAGGACATGCTCGGCGAGCCGGGCAAGGCGTTCACCTACCTCACGCACAATCTGCCGCAGGAGCGTCTGGGCATCGCCATCGGCGCGTACGCCATGTCGGCCGCGGCGGTGCGGTTCGCGCAGGAGTACGTGCAGGAGCGCACGGTCTTCGGGCGCGAGGTGTCCTCGTTCCAGAACACCAAGTTCGTACTGGCCGACTGCAAGGCGGACGTCGACGCGATGCAGGCCGTCTGCGACCGCGCGCTGGAGGCGCTGGACGCGGACGAGCTGACGGCGGCCGACGCCGCCTCGGCGAAGCTGTTCACCACCGAGCTGGCGGCCCGCGTCATCGACAAGTGCCTCCAGTTGCACGGCGGTTACGGATACATGCTGGAGTACCCGATCGCGAGCCTGTACGCGGACACCCGGGTCTCGCGGATCTACGGCGGCACGAGCGAGGTCATGCGCTCGATCGTGGCCAAGTCGATGGGCCTGTGA
- a CDS encoding acyl-CoA thioesterase gives MSHALTSLIDLLDLERVEQDIYRGQSREAVVPRVFGGQVAAQALVAACRTVPEGRLPHSLHAYFLRPGDPGAPIVYTVDRIRDGRSFTTRRVVAVQHGQPVFHLSGSFQVFETGLEHQVPMPEAPDPETLPTAEDMMPRYADLFRGSDVPQRLMKARAAVDLRYVREPPFASAGQPREPRSQVWFRTNGKLDGEIDDPMMHICLATYVSDMTLLDSVLLAHGRGGWAVGDVVGASLDHAMWFHRPFRADEWLLYDQVSPTSQGGRGLANGRIFTRDGRLAVSVIQEGVVRVPRDEK, from the coding sequence ATGAGCCACGCACTGACGTCTCTGATCGACCTGCTCGATCTGGAGCGGGTCGAGCAGGACATCTACCGGGGCCAGAGCCGGGAGGCCGTCGTACCGAGGGTGTTCGGAGGCCAGGTCGCGGCGCAGGCGCTCGTCGCCGCGTGCCGTACGGTCCCCGAGGGGCGTCTGCCGCACTCCCTGCACGCCTACTTCCTGCGGCCCGGCGACCCCGGGGCGCCGATCGTCTACACCGTCGACCGCATCCGGGACGGGCGCTCCTTCACCACTCGCCGGGTCGTGGCCGTGCAGCACGGACAGCCCGTCTTCCATCTCTCCGGCTCCTTCCAGGTGTTCGAGACCGGGCTGGAGCACCAGGTGCCGATGCCGGAGGCGCCCGACCCCGAGACGCTGCCGACGGCCGAGGACATGATGCCCCGGTACGCGGACCTGTTCCGCGGATCGGACGTGCCGCAGCGGCTGATGAAGGCGCGGGCCGCCGTGGATCTGCGGTACGTGCGCGAGCCTCCCTTCGCCAGCGCGGGGCAGCCGCGTGAGCCGCGCTCGCAGGTGTGGTTCCGTACGAACGGCAAGCTGGACGGCGAGATCGACGACCCGATGATGCACATCTGCCTCGCCACCTACGTGTCCGACATGACGCTGCTGGACTCGGTGCTGCTGGCGCACGGCCGAGGCGGCTGGGCCGTCGGCGACGTGGTAGGGGCGAGCCTGGACCACGCGATGTGGTTCCACCGGCCGTTCCGTGCCGACGAGTGGCTGCTGTACGACCAGGTCAGCCCCACGTCGCAGGGAGGGCGCGGCCTCGCCAACGGCCGGATCTTCACCCGTGACGGGCGGCTCGCGGTCTCCGTGATCCAGGAGGGCGTCGTACGGGTGCCGCGCGACGAGAAGTGA
- the erm gene encoding ErmE/ErmH/ErmO/ErmR family 23S rRNA (adenine(2058)-N(6))-methyltransferase: MAHRRKTLSQNFLHDPAAVRRILRAAALPPDALVVEPGAGQGALTRHLATADRRVIAYEIDPRLVAQLSRRLGDRPGLRLVRGDFLNAREPGEPFAVVGNIPYSRTTDIVRWCLGAPRLTSATLLTQFEYAVKSSGGWGRWPLLTVRTWPEHEWRRLCRVGRRSFTPVPRTDSAVLRIDRRERPLLPARLLPAYRDFVAHGFTGVGGSLAATLSRRHRRARVHAAFTRAGADASAPVGLITPQQWLTLFTELAAY; the protein is encoded by the coding sequence GTGGCGCACCGCCGTAAGACTCTCTCTCAGAACTTCCTCCACGACCCCGCGGCCGTACGGCGCATCCTGCGCGCCGCAGCGCTGCCGCCCGACGCCCTCGTCGTCGAACCCGGCGCCGGGCAGGGGGCGTTGACGCGCCATCTCGCCACCGCGGACCGCCGCGTCATCGCCTACGAGATCGACCCCCGGCTCGTCGCACAGCTCTCCCGGCGCCTCGGCGACCGTCCCGGACTACGCCTGGTACGGGGCGACTTCCTGAACGCACGAGAGCCGGGCGAGCCGTTCGCCGTCGTCGGCAACATCCCCTACTCCCGTACGACGGACATCGTCCGCTGGTGCCTGGGCGCACCCCGGCTGACGTCGGCGACCCTGCTCACGCAGTTCGAGTACGCCGTCAAGTCAAGCGGGGGCTGGGGGCGTTGGCCGCTGCTGACCGTGCGCACGTGGCCGGAGCACGAGTGGCGGCGGCTGTGCCGTGTCGGACGCCGGTCGTTCACGCCAGTGCCGCGCACGGACTCGGCGGTGCTGCGCATCGACCGGCGCGAACGGCCGCTGCTGCCCGCTCGACTGCTGCCCGCCTACCGGGACTTCGTGGCCCACGGCTTCACCGGCGTCGGCGGCTCGCTCGCGGCGACGCTCTCACGGCGGCACCGCAGGGCACGTGTGCACGCGGCCTTCACACGCGCGGGCGCCGACGCCTCCGCACCCGTAGGGCTGATCACGCCGCAGCAGTGGCTGACGCTCTTCACGGAGCTGGCCGCGTACTGA
- a CDS encoding carboxyl transferase domain-containing protein, whose translation MSEHCRANEAAHRELAAELREKLAAARLGGGERARARHTARGKLLPRDRVDTLLDPGSPFLEIAPLAAEGMYDGAAPAAGVIAGIGRVSGREVVVVANDATVKGGTYYPMTVKKHLRAQEIALENGLPCVYLVDSGGAFLPMQDDVFPDREHFGRIFYNQARMSGAGIPQIAAVLGSCTAGGAYVPAMSDEAVIVRDQGTIFLGGPPLVKAATGEVVTAEELGGGEVHSKVSGVTDHLAEDDAHALRIVRHIASTLPERGPLPWSVRAPEPPAVDPAGLYGAVPVDSRTPYDVREVIARVVDGSRFQEFKAEFGTTLVTGFARIHGHPVGVVANNGILFSESAQKGAHFIELCDQRGIPLLFLQNISGFMVGRDYEAGGIAKHGAKMVTAVACTRVPKLTVVIGGSYGAGNYSMCGRAYSPRFLWMWPNAKISVMGGEQAAAVLATVKRDQLEARGEEWSAEEEAEFRAPVRAQYEAQGNAYYATARLWDDGVIDPLETRTVLGLALTACANAPLPAKDSAGPAFGVFRM comes from the coding sequence ATGTCGGAGCACTGCCGGGCGAACGAGGCGGCGCACCGCGAGCTGGCCGCCGAGCTTCGGGAGAAGCTGGCAGCGGCCCGGCTCGGCGGCGGAGAGCGCGCCCGCGCACGGCACACGGCGCGCGGCAAGCTCCTGCCGCGCGACCGCGTCGACACCCTGCTCGACCCGGGGTCGCCCTTCCTTGAGATCGCGCCGCTCGCGGCGGAGGGGATGTACGACGGTGCGGCGCCCGCGGCAGGTGTGATCGCCGGGATCGGGAGGGTCTCGGGACGCGAGGTCGTCGTCGTGGCGAACGACGCCACCGTCAAGGGCGGCACGTACTACCCGATGACGGTGAAGAAGCATCTCCGCGCTCAGGAGATCGCCCTGGAGAACGGGCTGCCGTGCGTCTATCTCGTCGACTCGGGCGGCGCGTTCCTGCCGATGCAGGACGACGTCTTCCCCGACCGTGAGCACTTCGGCCGGATCTTCTACAACCAGGCGCGCATGTCGGGCGCGGGCATCCCGCAGATCGCGGCGGTGCTGGGCTCGTGCACGGCGGGCGGCGCGTATGTGCCCGCGATGAGCGACGAAGCGGTGATCGTGCGCGATCAGGGCACGATCTTCCTCGGCGGCCCGCCGCTGGTGAAGGCGGCCACGGGAGAGGTCGTCACCGCCGAGGAGCTGGGCGGCGGCGAGGTCCACAGCAAGGTCTCCGGTGTGACGGACCATCTCGCCGAGGACGACGCCCATGCGCTGCGCATCGTCCGGCACATCGCCTCCACACTCCCCGAGCGGGGACCGCTGCCCTGGTCCGTGAGGGCCCCGGAGCCGCCGGCGGTCGACCCGGCGGGGCTCTACGGCGCGGTGCCGGTCGATTCGCGCACTCCGTACGACGTGCGTGAGGTGATCGCCCGCGTGGTGGACGGCTCCCGTTTCCAGGAGTTCAAGGCCGAGTTCGGGACGACGCTGGTCACCGGGTTCGCCCGGATCCACGGCCATCCCGTCGGCGTCGTCGCCAACAACGGCATCCTCTTCTCCGAATCCGCCCAGAAGGGCGCCCACTTCATCGAGCTGTGCGACCAGCGCGGCATCCCGCTGCTGTTCCTCCAGAACATCTCCGGCTTCATGGTCGGGCGTGACTACGAGGCGGGCGGCATCGCCAAGCACGGCGCCAAGATGGTGACGGCCGTGGCGTGTACGAGGGTGCCGAAGCTGACGGTCGTCATAGGCGGTTCGTACGGCGCGGGCAACTACTCGATGTGCGGCCGGGCGTACAGTCCCCGCTTCCTGTGGATGTGGCCCAACGCCAAGATCTCGGTGATGGGCGGCGAGCAGGCCGCGGCGGTGCTGGCGACCGTCAAGCGCGACCAGTTGGAGGCGCGCGGCGAGGAGTGGAGCGCCGAAGAGGAAGCGGAGTTCCGCGCCCCGGTGCGCGCGCAGTACGAGGCTCAGGGCAATGCCTACTACGCGACGGCCAGACTCTGGGACGACGGGGTGATCGACCCGCTGGAGACGCGGACGGTGCTGGGCCTCGCGCTCACCGCGTGCGCCAACGCTCCGCTGCCTGCGAAGGATTCGGCAGGCCCCGCCTTCGGCGTCTTCCGGATGTGA
- a CDS encoding SACE_7040 family transcriptional regulator — MSTQTGPAPTRREQILREAARLFAERGFHGVGVDEIGAAVGISGPGLYRHFAGKDAMLAELLVGISERLHEGGRMRVEESAAAGLAPEAALDALIAGHIDFALDDRPLITLHDRELDRLRESDRKQVRKLQRQYVELWVDAVRALYPELTSLEARVAVHTVFGLLNSTPHLSGSSALPDRETTAALLHRLARGALAAAPAGSAPPGSAPPSDAARSDGDTRGRIDGSGTGNTAGTNSGQRS, encoded by the coding sequence ATGAGCACGCAGACGGGGCCCGCCCCCACCCGCCGCGAGCAGATCCTGCGGGAGGCTGCCCGTCTCTTCGCCGAGCGCGGCTTCCACGGCGTCGGCGTCGACGAGATAGGGGCCGCGGTGGGCATCAGCGGCCCCGGTCTCTACCGCCACTTCGCCGGCAAGGACGCCATGCTCGCCGAGCTTCTCGTCGGCATCAGCGAGCGGCTGCACGAAGGCGGCCGCATGCGGGTCGAGGAGTCGGCCGCCGCCGGGCTCGCCCCGGAGGCCGCACTCGACGCGCTGATCGCCGGGCACATCGACTTCGCCCTCGACGACCGCCCGTTGATCACGCTCCACGACCGCGAGCTGGACAGGCTGCGCGAGAGCGACCGCAAGCAGGTGCGCAAGCTCCAGCGGCAGTACGTGGAGCTGTGGGTCGACGCCGTGCGCGCCCTCTATCCGGAGCTGACCTCGCTGGAGGCCCGCGTCGCCGTGCACACGGTCTTCGGGCTGCTCAACTCCACGCCCCATCTGAGCGGTTCGTCGGCCCTGCCCGACCGCGAGACGACTGCCGCGCTGCTGCACCGGCTGGCGCGTGGCGCCCTCGCCGCGGCGCCCGCGGGCTCCGCTCCGCCCGGCTCCGCGCCTCCCTCGGACGCGGCCCGTTCCGATGGAGACACCCGAGGACGTATCGATGGAAGCGGAACCGGAAATACCGCAGGTACCAACTCTGGACAGCGAAGCTGA
- a CDS encoding phosphatase: protein MPIFAPAAAPSRSELIEHLVRTRIAGDVATPRENNLSHYRKLANGDRHYWLGLELGERWQDEQDVLAVMAERCGVVDDPGHRSGQDTIDPEMTVGALDRAAAELRKAAEGRRRVLFATGHPGALLDMHGALAQSLHEAGCEIVRVPLGTVTDEGVVVQFGGVAVHERGASLWHTHSPAPMAAVLDQLRRKGELPPDLVVADHGWAGCAAQQGIDTVGFADCNDPALFLGEAEDTLAVTVPLDDHVTDPRFYEPLTSYLLAATQTQTD, encoded by the coding sequence ATGCCCATATTCGCGCCCGCCGCCGCACCGTCCAGATCCGAGCTGATCGAGCATCTCGTACGCACCCGTATCGCAGGCGACGTGGCCACGCCCCGCGAGAACAACCTCTCCCACTACCGCAAGCTCGCCAACGGAGACCGCCACTACTGGCTCGGCCTCGAACTCGGCGAGCGCTGGCAGGACGAACAGGACGTGCTGGCGGTGATGGCCGAACGCTGCGGCGTCGTCGACGACCCCGGCCACCGCAGCGGGCAGGACACCATCGACCCGGAGATGACCGTCGGCGCGCTGGACCGTGCCGCCGCGGAGCTGCGCAAGGCGGCGGAGGGCCGCAGGCGGGTGCTCTTCGCGACGGGGCACCCCGGTGCGCTCCTCGACATGCACGGCGCGCTGGCGCAGTCGCTGCACGAGGCGGGCTGCGAGATCGTCCGCGTACCGCTGGGCACGGTCACGGACGAGGGCGTGGTGGTGCAGTTCGGCGGCGTGGCGGTGCACGAGCGGGGCGCGTCCCTTTGGCACACCCACTCCCCCGCTCCGATGGCCGCCGTGCTGGACCAGTTGCGGCGGAAGGGCGAACTGCCGCCGGATCTGGTCGTCGCCGACCACGGCTGGGCCGGATGCGCGGCCCAACAGGGCATCGACACCGTGGGTTTCGCGGACTGCAACGACCCCGCGCTCTTCCTCGGCGAGGCCGAGGACACCCTCGCGGTCACGGTCCCGCTCGACGACCACGTCACCGACCCGCGCTTCTACGAGCCGCTCACCTCATACCTCCTGGCGGCCACGCAGACGCAGACGGACTGA